CTGCATTCATTATAGCCACCAGCCCCCCGACTTCAAAGGCCCACCCCTGATTCCCAAACCCGACCCCTAATCCGTGAACCCAAAAATTTCAAAAAATACCTCTTGACAACCGGCGAGTTATACGATAGTATCCCGATGGGCTTACTCGGGTACAGGAGCCTGACCATGATGCAGGCCTCGCAGAAGTGCCAATACGCCCTCCGGGCCGTCCTCGAACTGGCCAAACGCCTCGGCGAAGGCCCCGCTACCGCTTCGGACATCGCCGACGCCCAGGCCATTCCGCCGAAATTCCTGGAATTGATCCTCCAGGAACTGCGGCAAGCGGGCCTAGTGGAATCGCGGCGCGGACCCCAGGGCGGATACCTCCTGGCCGGGGACCCTCGTGCCCTGACCGTCGGCCAGGTCATCCGCCTCATCGAGGGCCCCTTCGCCCCCGTCTCGTGCATTGCCGCCGGCGATCCCGGCGCGCCGGAACCGTGCCCCCTCCAGGGAAGATGCGCCTTCCTTAACATGTGGGAGCGGGCGCACTCGGCCGTCGCCGGCGTATTGGATGCCACCACCTTTCAGGACCTCATCGAAGCCGAACGGGAGGTTGCCTTTGTCCCGAACTATTGC
This DNA window, taken from Planctomycetota bacterium, encodes the following:
- a CDS encoding Rrf2 family transcriptional regulator codes for the protein MMQASQKCQYALRAVLELAKRLGEGPATASDIADAQAIPPKFLELILQELRQAGLVESRRGPQGGYLLAGDPRALTVGQVIRLIEGPFAPVSCIAAGDPGAPEPCPLQGRCAFLNMWERAHSAVAGVLDATTFQDLIEAEREVAFVPNYCI